A stretch of the Nicotiana tabacum cultivar K326 chromosome 6, ASM71507v2, whole genome shotgun sequence genome encodes the following:
- the LOC107790609 gene encoding calcium-binding allergen Ole e 8-like, with translation MAATDNVNNNSISKPSLYLQDMDEVQKVFKRFDTNGDGMISADELSGVINALGSDTSPDEVARMMDEIDTDRDGYINLDEFAEFCKGDVNGVGDGGVNELREAFDLYDQDSNGLISAAELHQILTRLGESCSVQDCTKMINTVDADGDGYVNFDEFKKMMTNNK, from the coding sequence ATGGCTGCTACCGACAATGTCAACAACAACTCCATTTCCAAGCCTTCTCTTTATCTTCAGGATATGGACGAGGTCCAGAAAGTGTTCAAACGCTTCGACACTAACGGAGACGGCATGATCTCCGCCGACGAGCTCTCCGGTGTCATCAATGCCCTTGGATCTGATACATCTCCCGACGAAGTCGCTCGTATGATGGACGAAATTGATACCGACAGAGACGGTTACATTAACCTCGATGAATTTGCCGAGTTCTGCAAGGGCGACGTTAATGGCGTCGGTGACGGCGGCGTTAACGAGCTTCGTGAAGCCTTTGACCTCTACGATCAGGACAGTAACGGATTGATCTCCGCCGCTGAGCTCCACCAGATCCTGACTCGTTTGGGCGAAAGCTGCTCCGTTCAGGACTGTACCAAAATGATCAACACCGTCGATGCTGACGGCGACGGTTACGTTAACTTTGATGAGTTTAAGAAGATGATGACCAACAACAAGTAG
- the LOC107790608 gene encoding uncharacterized protein LOC107790608: protein MDEKYALGKSKRKSSTVTYSHHLYVEVFCATIDLQLSELNSRFSEVNTSLLLGMASLSPDDSFANYDKNKIMKLATYYPNEFTASKFEDLNYELDNYIDYVREMDNAFSNLKELGDLSKTLVKTNIHKTWGLVYLLVKLSLILPVATATVERAFSSMKFIKNDLRSRIGDDFLNDCVVCFIEDEVFESVSNDAIIDCFQNMTTRRVQLK from the coding sequence ATGGATGAGAAGTATGCACTTGGAAAGTCGAAGCGTAAAAGCTCAACTGTTACATATTCCCATCATTTGTACGTAGAAGTTTTTTGTGCTACTATTGATTTGCAACTTTCGGAGCTTAACAGTCGTTTTAGTGAAGTGAATACTTCTCTGCTTCTTGGTATGGCTAGTTTGAGTCCCGATGATTCTTTTGCGAATTATGATAAAAACAAGATTATGAAACTTGCTACATATTATCCAAATGAGTTCACTGCTTCTAAGTTTGAAGATCTTAATTATGAGCTTGACAACTATATTGACTATGTGCGAGAAATGGACAATGCATTCTCTAACTTGAAAGAGCTTGGTGATCTGTCGAAGACATTGGTTAAAACAAATATTCACAAGACATGGGGACTTGTTTATTTGCTTGTGAAGCTGAGTTTGATATTACCTGTGGCTACTGCAACGGTTGAAAGGGCTTTTTCTTCAATGAAGTTTATTAAAAATGATTTGCGAAGTAGGATTGGTGATGACTTTTTGAATGATTGTGTAGTTTGTTTTATAGAGGATGAAGTATTTGAAAGTGTATCTAATGATGCGATCATTGATTGTTTTCAAAACATGACAACTCGTCGAGTGCAATTGAAATGA
- the LOC142182290 gene encoding uncharacterized protein LOC142182290 → MNQEQSILTSLDKQSEKIKSEHRVRLNASIDIVRYLLKEGIPFRGHDESVTSTRRGHFLDLLKWYADRKEDVKNMVLEKAPKNNTMTSPDIQKDIVNSCAKETVKAIIENLNGDFFGILVDESKDVSHKEQMALVLRYINKEGSYKRREILRDDQAEKLDELLVLGEVHTGSGLNQELGLQRPGDTHWGSHFKTLRNFISLFSSIVHILGVLANEGSNYQEKALAKSLVEDIRSYEFVCILHLMLKLLAITYNLNMALQKKDQDIINAMKLVDFTKRQLQTMRESK, encoded by the exons ATGAACCAAGAACAATCCATTCTAACTTCTTTGGACAAGCAATCTGAGAAAATTAAAAGTGAACATCGAGTTCGTTTGAATGCTTCAATTGATATTGTAAGGTATCTTTTGAAAGAAGGAATTCCTTTTCGGGGCCATGATGAGAGTGTAACTTCTACTAGAAGAGGCCATTTTTTAGATCTCTTAAAATGGTATGCAGATAGGAAGGAAGATGTGAAAAATATGGTATTAGAAAAAGCTCCAAAAAATAACACCATGACTTCTCCTGATATTCAGAAAGATATTGTGAATTCTTGTGCAAAAGAAACAGTGAAAGCAATTATTGAAAACTTGAATGGGGATTTTTTTGGGATATTAGTTGATGAGTCTAAGGATGTCTCTCATAAGGAACAAATGGCTCTTGTTCTGCGCTATATCAATAAAGAGG GTTCTTATAAGCGTAGAGAGATTCTTAGAGATGATCAAGCTGAAAAATTAGATGAGTTATTAGTGCTTGGTGAAGTTCATACAGGAAGTGGATTAAATCAAGAACTTGGGCTTCAAAGACCAGGTGATACTCATTGGGGATCTCACTTTAAGACATTACGTAACTTTATTTCTTTATTCTCATCGATTGTTCATATACTTGGAGTTCTTGCAAATGAGGGTTCAAATTATCAGGAGAAAGCATTAGCCAAAAGTCTAGTGGAAGATATAAGATCTTATGAGTTCGTTTGTATATTACATTTGATGTTAAAACTATTAGCAATTACATATAATTTGAATATGGCCCTACAAAAAAAAGATCAAGATATTATTAATGCAATGAAACTTGTTGATTTCACAAAGAGGCAATTGCAAACAATGAGAGAATCTAAATGA
- the LOC107790610 gene encoding ras-related protein RABA6a-like — protein sequence MSIMGDSFDEECDYLFKAVLIGDSAVGKSNLLSRFAKDQFQLDSKPTIGVEFAYRNIRVGDKLIKAQIWDTAGQERFRAITSSYYRGALGALLVYDITRRATFENLRKWLYELREYGSSDMVIVLVGNKSDLANSAREVNVEDGQSLAQLEGLSFLETSAKDNLNVEEAFFQMITKIHEIMSQKSLEAKMNEATTPKSLQEKKEIINMMDDEVTATKQNSTCCLY from the exons ATGAGTATTAtgggggattcatttgatgaaGAGTGTGATTATCTATTCAAGGCAGTTCTAATAGGAGACTCAGCAGTTGGGAAATCAAACCTTTTGTCAAGATTTGCTAAGGATCAATTTCAGCTGGATTCTAAACCTACCATTGGAGTTGAATTTGCTTACAGAAATATTAGAGTTGGTGATAAGCTCATCAAAGCACAAATATGGGATACTGCAGGTCAAGAAAG GTTTCGAGCCATAACAAGTTCATATTACCGTGGAGCACTTGGTGCCTTGCTTGTGTACGACATAACAAGAAGAGCAACATttgaaaatttaagaaaatgGCTATACGAGCTTAGAGAATATGGCAGCTCAGACATGGTAATTGTTCTTGTTGGAAATAAATCTGATTTGGCCAATTCTGCAAGAGAAGTTAATGTTGAAGATGGGCAAAGCCTTGCACAATTAGAAGGATTATCTTTTTTGGAAACATCAGCAAAGGACAATCTAAATGTAGAAGAAGCATTTTTTCAAATGATTACAAAAATTCATGAAATTATGAGTCAGAAAAGCTTGGAAGCTAAGATGAATGAAGCAACTACACCAAAATCTcttcaagaaaaaaaagaaattattaaCATGATGGATGATGAAGTAACAGCCACTAAACAAAATTCTACTTGTTGTTTATACTGA